CTGCACCCTATAAAGTATTGTCCATATGGCCAAGCATGCAAAAGAGATAGTTCAAATTAATCCATTGATATCCTAAATAATTTAATCAGTGAGAGCTCTATCACTTGTTGGTGAAAAAATGCTTGCTTGCAGTCAGATGAATTTTTCATTTAAGAGAACAAAGTATTCGTGTTGATGCTGGCAATAGTTGTTAAACTAACGACTTTGCTCAAGCAGATGAATACGACAATGTCAGAGGCTTTATGAAATTCGAAGTTGATACCCATACACACACCCTGGCGAGTGGCCACGCATACAGCACCATCATAGAAAACGCCAAAGCAGCGAAAGAAAATGGCCTCAAGATGTTTTGTACCACAGATCATGCTGATTCCATGCCAGGGGCACCATATTACTGGTTCTTCCTGAATCAACGGGTGTTGCCGAGATTTATCTCAGATATTGCGGTAATCAGAGGCATAGAGTCAAACATTCTGAATGTTGACGGAGAGGTGGATATTCATCCCGCAGCAGTTGACTGTCTAGACTGGGCTCTGGCCAGTTTTCATGAGCCGGTATTTCAGCCTCAAAACAAAGCCGCTCATACTAAGACTCTGATTAATGTTATTAAGAGCGGCAGAGTTGATGCGCTGGGCCATCTGGGCAACCCTAAGTTTGACTTCGATTTTGAAGAGGTATTCGGGCATGCTAAAGAGCATAATGTTGCCATTGAAATTAATACCAGTTCTTTGAAGGGCCATAGTCGGGTAGGCAGCGTAGAACGATGCTACGCTATTGCTGAAGAAGTTAAAAAGCAGGGCGGATATATTACCACCGGTAGTGATGCGCACTTTTGTGATGCAATAGGTCAGCTGGAGCTTGCATCAGATCTGCTGGAAAAAGTAGGAATGCCAACCGACAAAATCATCAGCTATACGGCCAGACAGTTCCTTGATTTTCTGGAGCTTCGTGGTCGCGCACCGGTTGAAGAGTACGCCTCTCTTTAATTTCAGTATTTACCCTTCGTAAAGTTCGAGGGGTAAATCGTCTGGATCTTTAAAGAAGGTAAACTTTTTACCAGTGAACTCATCAACCCGGATGGGTTCTACTTCAACCCCTTTATCTTCAAGCTTTGCTTTTATCTCTTCCACGGAGTCTACGACGAAGGCTAAATGACGCAGTCCCTGAGCTTCAGGCATACTTGGTCTCACCGGTGCATTCGGAAAAGAGAACAGCTCGATTTGACCACCATCCGGAAGTGCAAGATCCAGCTTGTATGAGTCTCTTTGCTCTCTGTAGTTTTCCGCTAAAACTTTCAGCTCCAGAACCTGAGTATAGAAGGCTTTCGATTTCTGATAGTCCGAGCAGATAATGGCTGTGTGATGAATTCGCTTTAGCATAGGTTTAGTCCTTAAGCTTACTTGTAAGGTGTTGCACTACATAATCCACAAAAATTCTGATACGGGCTGGCATATAATTGTTTCTGGCATACTGCAGAGCAATGATGCCATGGTAGTTTCCTTTTACTGTCCAGTCAGCTAATACTTCTTTTACCTCGCCTTTTTCCAGAGATTCTCGAACAACGAAGTCATGGAAAATACCGATTCCTAAGCCATTTTTTACACCGTTTAGCCGCATTTGGGAGTGGTTTACCGCGTACCGGCCAGTGACCGGTACGGATAGCAGCTGATCTTCTTTAACAAAGCTCCAGATATGGTCTGTTTCGGTTTCTGCAAGGTAAAGGCAGTCGTGGTCTGCCAGTTTATCCGGATGATCCGGAGTGCCGCGTTCAGACAGATACTCCGGGCTGGCGCAGAGCACAAGCCTGGTTTTGCCTATCTCTTTTAACACCAGATTTTCATCCGGTTTGTCGGTGAGACGAAAAGCGATATCAATTCCATGCTTGAAGATATCTATTGCCCCGTCGGCCGCTCTTAATTTTAGCTGGATATCCGGATAGGTTTTCAGAAATGGGATCACCAGCGGCTGAAGTACGTTATTAAGAAACGCCTCCGGAGCGGCAACAGTTATGGGACCTGCCGGCTCATCGTGGTCTTCATCACAAATTTCAATAACCTGCTGTGCGGAGTTAACCATATCGACGCACTGATCATATATTTTCCTGCCGGCTTCGGTAATCAAAAGCTTACGGGTAGTTCTTTCAAGCAGTTTCACCGACAGGGCCTTTTCCAGCCGGGTGATGGTTTTACTTAAAGCGGATGGTGTAACGCCGAGTTTTAAGGCGGCTGCAGTAAGACTTTTTTCCTGAACAACTAGAATATAAGCAGCAAGATCAGGCATCAGAGCGATCAGTTTGTTAGTCAGCATTTTTATTTGTGCCTCAAATTCACTAATGTTTTTCCGTTCCAGGGGATAATACTTGGATTCGGGATCAATTAAAATGCTTTTACACTGTAAATAAATTCAATTGGCAAACAAGTGCTTTTAACTAAGTGTTTGTTTTTCATAACCTATATTCATTCTAAGGGAATGGCATCATGAGTACTGCATTTTACGACCAGATAAACAAACAACTGGATGAAGTTAAAGAGGAAGGGCTGTACAAGTCTGAGCGTGTGATCACCTCCGCACAAAAGGCTTCTGTTTCTATTTCTAGCGGTGAAGAAGTTCTGAACTTTTGTGCAAACAACTACCTTGGTTTGGCTAACCACCCTGATCTTATTGAAGCGGCAAAGGAAGGTATGGATAAGCACGGTTTTGGTATGGCTTCAGTTCGCTTTATCTGTGGTACTCAGGATGCTCACAAAGAGCTTGAGCAGAAGCTTTCTGAATTCCTTGGTAAAGAAGACACAATTCTTTATACCTCATGCTTTGATGCAAACGCAGGCCTGTTTGAAACCATTCTTGGCAAAGAGGATGCGATTATTTCTGATGCACTGAACCATGCTTCTATTATCGATGGTGTTCGCCTTTGTAAGGCTATGCGTTTTCGTTATGCCAACAACGATATGGCAGAACTTGAGCAGCAACTTATCGCAGCAAATGAAGCTGGTGCCCGTCATAAACTGATTGTTACCGATGGTGTATTCTCTATGGATGGTGTTGTTGCTAACCTTCCGGCTATCTGTGACCTGGCGGATAAGTACGATGCGCTGGTTATGGTCGATGATTCTCATGCGGTTGGCTTTATGGGTGAGAATGGCCGTGGTACTCACGAATACCACGATGTAATTGACCGCATCGACATCATTACAGGTACTCTGGGTAAAGCGATGGGTGGCGCATCTGGTGGTTATACTTCTGGTAAGAAAGAGGTGATTGACTGGTTGCGTCAGCGTTCACGTCCGTACCTTTTCTCTAACTCTGTGGCTCCTTCTATTGTTGCTGCTTCTATCCGGGTTCTGGACCTGCTTAAAGAGAGCGGCGAACTGCGCGATCGTCTGTGGGAAAACGCGGCGCATTTCCGCACAAGAATGGAAGCTGCGGGCTTTACTATGGGTGGCGCTGACCACGCTATCATCCCAATTATGCTGGGTGATGCAAAAGTAGCGGCCGAATTTGCAGAAAGAGCGCTTGCCAAGGGTATCTATGTAATCGGCTTCTCATTCCCTGTTGTTCCAAAGGGGCAGGCACGTATCCGTACTCAGATGTCAGCGGCACATTCCCGCGAACAGCTTGATAAGGCAATTGATGCCTTTATCGAGGTTGGTAAAGATATGGGTATAATTTAGGTTACAGGTTACAGGTTACAGGTTACAGGTGGCTTGAATGGGAACGAATATGAAAATTAAGGCATTATCGAAGTTAAAAGCGGAAGAAGGTATCTGGATGACTGAGGTCGAGATGCCTGAGCTTGGGCATAATGATCTTCTTATCAAGATTAAAAAGACGGCTATTTGTGGCACCGATGTGCATATCTATAACTGGGATGAGTGGTCGCAGAATACTATTCCGGTTCCTATGGTTGTCGGACATGAATATGTTGGTGAAGTTGTGGGTATTGGTCAGGAAGTTCGCGGTTTTGAAATTGGGGACCGTGTTTCCGGCGAAGGCCATATCACATGCGGACATTGCCGAAACTGTCGTGGCGGTCGTACACACCTTTGCCGCAATACGGTTGGTGTTGGTGTAAACCGTACAGGTGCGTTTTCTGAGTATCTGGTTATCCCGGCGTTTAATGCCTTTAAGATCCCGGATGAAATCTCTGATGATCTGGCATCGATTTTCGACCCCTTTGGCAATGCGGTACATACCGCACTTTCCTTTGACTTAGTAGGTGAGGATGTACTGATCACTGGTGCAGGCCCAATCGGCATTATGGCGGCGGCAGTTGCAAAGCATGTGGGTGCTCGTCACGTGGTGATTACCGATGTAAACGAGTACCGCCTTGAATTGGCAGAAAAAATGGGCGTGACCAGAGCGGTAAATGTGGCCAGTCAGAGCCTTGAAGAGGTGATGCAGGAGCTGGGAATGACCGAAGGCTTTGACGTGGGCCTTGAGATGTCAGGTAACCCATCTGCATTTAACAGTATGCTAAAAGAGATGAACCATGGCGGCCGGGTTGCATTGCTTGGTATCCCGCCAACGGATATGGGCATCGACTGGAATCAGGTTATCTTTAAAGGGCTGGTGATAAAGGGCATTTATGGCCGGGAGATGTTTGAGACTTGGTATAAGATGGCAAGCCTTATTCAATCAGGCTTGGATTTGAACCCAATTATCACTCATCACTTCAAGATTGATGACTTCCAGAAAGGCTTTGACACCATGCGTAGCGGGGCTTCCGGGAAAGTTATCCTTGATTGGGAGTAGGTATGGAAAGAGTACTGTTTTCAGGCTGTACTACGTCTGCATCGTCAGAAGCCCCTGCGATTGATGTAAAAACTGTTGCAAAAAAAAGCTTAGACTCAAAAGCGCATATTCGTAAAAAGAAACGCAAAAAAAAAGGTGTCTATTTCATTTCGTTCAGATATGAAAGTGGATGCATAAAGAGTGCAATTTAAACAGATTAAAATATAAAACCGCTTTTAGCGGTTTTATATTATTCTTCATATTGCGGGGTCTTTCCCTGCTTCTCCCAAGCCCGATCAGACTCTCTTTTGCCCGCTCAACTGCCTGAAATTAAAATCAAAGGAATCAACAAAGAGCTCCAGGCGATAAATCCGGAAATAACGGCAACACGAATCAGATTTGGCTTTTCCATAACGACCTCTCATAGAGTATTTTGATGATAGATACATCCGGTTCCAGTGAGTAGTGCAATTACTTCACTCTAAGTGTAGGTATTGCATGGATTTTTATTCATGCAAATGGTTTTATATGGAACTGGTGTCACTTTTATTCGCTCTATGTTGTGCTGTGAGATCTTTATTTGTGTAGTTGTATATGTGGTGAAAGGCTATTTTAAAAAAGTGAGATGTATTACTACAGAAATTAACGTGGAGATTAGTTAAAATATCGAGTCATTAAATATAAAAATACAAAGACATAATTATTCTAAATGGCTAGGTCAGAAGAAATGATCAAATTTCAGTTTAAACGTAACGGCATTCAGGGCGACCTGCACGTGACGAATCGCGAAGTAAACGAGCGGTTGTCCACTTATCATGAAGAAGCGAACACCCACTATCTGGTGGATGAGCTGACCATGATGGTTGTGCCCGATGACAAGCAAATCCTCTCTTTTCACCAGTTTGATAGTGGTCAGACTCCGGCATCTGCGCAGGAGATAGCAAACTTAAATGGCTTATCTGATATCTATATTTCGGTTGGGGGAGCCGGGTACCGGAGACTGGTTTAGCTTTTATTTCCCTCTTATCGATTTAACTTGTAAACGCCTTGCCTTTTTCTCCTGGCAGGGTGTTTGTTGATGTTTTTGTCGTTTTCCAACCTTCACAATTTCCTCCTTCATAGGATGTAACTTCACGCTACTTTGCTTTCTTTATTTGAGAGATAGATTACACATTTATTACGAAAATGTTGGTTGTTTGTACATATTTGATCCGTGTCAAACTTGAGAAGGTGCCTAATTTTTATTCACGACTAGTATTAAATTTGATAGAGAAATTAATTAGTACATTGCAGGTTATTGCTGACACAAAGGAGGGATGTGTGGCTACGGAATTTACAAGATTGGAGTTCGAAGGCGGTAGCGTCATTGTTGTAACAACTCCGCAGGGAAGCGGTCAATATACGATTCAGGGAAACAAACAGTCGGGCTGGAGCAGGACTACGGGGATCCAGAGTCAGCCGCATGTCACTCTGGTTGACGGTGTGATTCATCAGTTTGGCGGGAGAGTTAAGAGAAGACTTCAACATACAACAATGGACTGTTAAATAAAGCTAATAACGTCAGAACAACCATCAACAGTAACCTTAGCAAACGTAGCCGAATGGCTACGTTTTTTTGCACTATTATCATTTATTCAAAGAGATAAGACTCAGGAACAACAACGATGCCCTGCTCAGAAATGGTAAACCGTCTTGCATCTTCAGCCGGATTGACGCCAATTTTAGTACCGTCCGGGATCTTTACATGCTTGTCGATAATGCAGTTTTTTAGCTGGCAGTCTTCTCCCACTTCTACTGAGTCAAACAGAATACTGTCTGCCACCGTGGAGCCATTTCCCACTTTAACACTGGAGGAAAGAATGGAGTTCTGAACAGAGCCGCCGGAAATAACAACGCCGTTTGAGATTAACGAGTTGATAAATATCCCTTCATTTCCGGTTGCTGAGGATACCGTCCTTGCCGGAGGAAGTTGCCGTTCATAAGTTCTGATAGCCCAGTCTGTCTGGTAAAGATCCATAGGCGGAACAGGTGAAAGCAGATCCATATTGGCCTGGTAGAATGAATCTATGGTGCCCACATCACGCCAGTATGCGTCCTGGGAAACCCGGCCTGTTTTGCCTCCGAAGCGGTGGGCATAAACAGCTTCTTTATCAATTAGCTTAGGAATAATATCTTTACCAAAGTCATGGCTGGAGTTCTGGTCTTCCGCATCCGCTTCCAATGCGTCAATCAGAGCTTTTGTGGTGAAAATATAGATTCCCATCGATGCAAGGCTCTTTTCAGGATCGGATGGAATGGTTGCGGGCTCTGCCGGTTTTTCTGCAAAAGAGATGATTTTTTGTTCTTCATCGACGGACATGACACCGAATGCTTTCGCTTCTTCTACGGGAACGTCCATACAGGCGATGGTCAGGTCGGCGCCGGTTTTCTTATGCCGCTTTAGCATTGGCTCGTAGTCCATCCGGTAAATATGATCGCCGGATAAAACCACAACATACTTTGCTTCACTGCGCGACAGCAGCCACAGGTTCTGATAGATAGCATCGGCTGTGCCACTATACCAGCTATCGCCTTTCCTCATCTGCGGAGGAATGGCAGTAACATATTCACCAAGTTCAGGATTGAAGACTGACCAGCCGTCTCGCAGGTGTTTTTGCAATGAATGGGATTTGTACTGGGTAAGCACCAGGATTCTTCTCAGACCTGAGTGCAGACAATTGGTCAGGGTAAAATCGATAATCCGGTATTTGCCGCCAAATGGAACCGCCGGTTTGGCTCTGTTATCGGTTAACGGAGACAGCCGTGAGCCAACGCCTCCGGCCAGCACAACGGTAAGTGTATCTTGCATAGTTCATTCCCTGATAGAGTGCATTTGTTGCAAAAGAGTTACAAGAAATAAGCCAAAATATGAGTTCTTATATATCAGTTGCTTACGTATCTCAGGCTCTCCTTTTTGCCCAAATTCGGTGCTACAAGATCTGGTTTGCACCAATATGGAGAGAAATGAGATGTAATTTCCCGCTTCTGTAAGTTCAGTTTTGAGTCACATATATCAACCGGTTTCTCAGTCCAATGCTATAGTGATTTTAGTAGGTTAGGAGGGATTTAGATGCGATATTTAATAACGGTTTTTACTCTTCTGTTATCACTTACGGTTTTTCCGGTGAGTGCAGAATCGGCCTATGAGATCGTTGATAAGTCTGACAAGCAGATGCGGGGTGACTCAAGTTACTCGGTTATGACTATGCGCATTATCCGCCCTGACTGGACCCGCAGCATGAGCATGAAGAGCTGGACAAAAGGTCAGGATCACTCACTGGTTCTGATAACCGCCCCGGCTAAAGACAAAGGCAGTGCATCACTTAAGCGCTATCGTGAAATGTGGAACTGGATTCCCGGCATAGAGCGAATTATCAAAATAGCGCCTTCCATGCTAAGTCAGTCCTGGATGGGGTCTGACTTTACCAATGATGACCTTATCAACCAGTCCTCCATCGTCGTGGACTACGACCACACGCTTATCGGACAACAGGAGTTTGATAATGACCAGACCTGGGTTATCGATGCGATAGCAAAACCGGATGCTCCGGTTGTCTGGAGTAAGGTGCGTTTATGGATATCAGCTGATACCTACCTGCAAAGAAAAGTGGAATTTTATGATGAGTTCGGCGACCTTGTAAATCTGCTGCAAACCTTTGATATCAAGGAAGTGGGAGGCAGGATGCTGGCAACCCGAATGGAGATGATGCCGGTAGATAAACCGGGGCAGAAAACCGAGATGGTGACCCATGAGGCTCAGTTTGATTTTGAGATTAGGGATGAGTTTTTCTCTCTTAAGCAGATGCAGTCACTAAGAGATTAGCTTCTTTTGAATGCGGGGATTACATGTTATTAAAGCTGGCCTGGCGAAACCTATGGCGACAAAAAAGAAGAACCATACTAACGTCTTCAGCGTTGGTACTGGCTCTGTTTTTGTCTCTGTTGACCCGGACGCTTCAGGAAGGAACCTACGCGGCCAATATTGAAAACTCAGCCCGCTTTTATACCGGTCTTATTCAGATTCAGCATCCCGAATATGAAGACAGCCTGAGTATTGATGATGTGATTGCACAAAAAGGCGAAACCTTTCAGATAATTAAAAAGCATGCAAATGTCAAAACCGTTTTGCCCAGAATAGAATCCTTCGCACTTGCAGCAGCGGGTGACAAATCAAAAGGCGTAATGGTGCTGGGTGTGCAGCCGTATGAAGAAAACCGCTACTCCGGGATTAGCAAGAAACTGGTTAAAGGCGAGTTTTTAAGCGCGAACGACAGACAAATACTGATTGGAGAGGGGGTTGCCAATTACTTCGGCCTGGATGTCGGAGATGAAATGGTTCTCTATGGGCAAGGATACCGGGGCCAGACTGCCGCTGGTTTATATCCGGTTAAAGGGATTTTGAAATATCCGTTGCCGCAACTTGATAATCAACTGGTTTACCTGCCTTTATCTCTGGCTCAGGAGCTTTAC
This genomic stretch from Vibrio sp. JC009 harbors:
- a CDS encoding LysR family transcriptional regulator, which gives rise to MLTNKLIALMPDLAAYILVVQEKSLTAAALKLGVTPSALSKTITRLEKALSVKLLERTTRKLLITEAGRKIYDQCVDMVNSAQQVIEICDEDHDEPAGPITVAAPEAFLNNVLQPLVIPFLKTYPDIQLKLRAADGAIDIFKHGIDIAFRLTDKPDENLVLKEIGKTRLVLCASPEYLSERGTPDHPDKLADHDCLYLAETETDHIWSFVKEDQLLSVPVTGRYAVNHSQMRLNGVKNGLGIGIFHDFVVRESLEKGEVKEVLADWTVKGNYHGIIALQYARNNYMPARIRIFVDYVVQHLTSKLKD
- a CDS encoding outer membrane lipoprotein-sorting protein gives rise to the protein MRYLITVFTLLLSLTVFPVSAESAYEIVDKSDKQMRGDSSYSVMTMRIIRPDWTRSMSMKSWTKGQDHSLVLITAPAKDKGSASLKRYREMWNWIPGIERIIKIAPSMLSQSWMGSDFTNDDLINQSSIVVDYDHTLIGQQEFDNDQTWVIDAIAKPDAPVVWSKVRLWISADTYLQRKVEFYDEFGDLVNLLQTFDIKEVGGRMLATRMEMMPVDKPGQKTEMVTHEAQFDFEIRDEFFSLKQMQSLRD
- the glgC gene encoding glucose-1-phosphate adenylyltransferase, which encodes MQDTLTVVLAGGVGSRLSPLTDNRAKPAVPFGGKYRIIDFTLTNCLHSGLRRILVLTQYKSHSLQKHLRDGWSVFNPELGEYVTAIPPQMRKGDSWYSGTADAIYQNLWLLSRSEAKYVVVLSGDHIYRMDYEPMLKRHKKTGADLTIACMDVPVEEAKAFGVMSVDEEQKIISFAEKPAEPATIPSDPEKSLASMGIYIFTTKALIDALEADAEDQNSSHDFGKDIIPKLIDKEAVYAHRFGGKTGRVSQDAYWRDVGTIDSFYQANMDLLSPVPPMDLYQTDWAIRTYERQLPPARTVSSATGNEGIFINSLISNGVVISGGSVQNSILSSSVKVGNGSTVADSILFDSVEVGEDCQLKNCIIDKHVKIPDGTKIGVNPAEDARRFTISEQGIVVVPESYLFE
- the tdh gene encoding L-threonine 3-dehydrogenase; the protein is MKIKALSKLKAEEGIWMTEVEMPELGHNDLLIKIKKTAICGTDVHIYNWDEWSQNTIPVPMVVGHEYVGEVVGIGQEVRGFEIGDRVSGEGHITCGHCRNCRGGRTHLCRNTVGVGVNRTGAFSEYLVIPAFNAFKIPDEISDDLASIFDPFGNAVHTALSFDLVGEDVLITGAGPIGIMAAAVAKHVGARHVVITDVNEYRLELAEKMGVTRAVNVASQSLEEVMQELGMTEGFDVGLEMSGNPSAFNSMLKEMNHGGRVALLGIPPTDMGIDWNQVIFKGLVIKGIYGREMFETWYKMASLIQSGLDLNPIITHHFKIDDFQKGFDTMRSGASGKVILDWE
- a CDS encoding phosphatase — its product is MKFEVDTHTHTLASGHAYSTIIENAKAAKENGLKMFCTTDHADSMPGAPYYWFFLNQRVLPRFISDIAVIRGIESNILNVDGEVDIHPAAVDCLDWALASFHEPVFQPQNKAAHTKTLINVIKSGRVDALGHLGNPKFDFDFEEVFGHAKEHNVAIEINTSSLKGHSRVGSVERCYAIAEEVKKQGGYITTGSDAHFCDAIGQLELASDLLEKVGMPTDKIISYTARQFLDFLELRGRAPVEEYASL
- a CDS encoding VOC family protein, encoding MLKRIHHTAIICSDYQKSKAFYTQVLELKVLAENYREQRDSYKLDLALPDGGQIELFSFPNAPVRPSMPEAQGLRHLAFVVDSVEEIKAKLEDKGVEVEPIRVDEFTGKKFTFFKDPDDLPLELYEG
- a CDS encoding glycine C-acetyltransferase: MSTAFYDQINKQLDEVKEEGLYKSERVITSAQKASVSISSGEEVLNFCANNYLGLANHPDLIEAAKEGMDKHGFGMASVRFICGTQDAHKELEQKLSEFLGKEDTILYTSCFDANAGLFETILGKEDAIISDALNHASIIDGVRLCKAMRFRYANNDMAELEQQLIAANEAGARHKLIVTDGVFSMDGVVANLPAICDLADKYDALVMVDDSHAVGFMGENGRGTHEYHDVIDRIDIITGTLGKAMGGASGGYTSGKKEVIDWLRQRSRPYLFSNSVAPSIVAASIRVLDLLKESGELRDRLWENAAHFRTRMEAAGFTMGGADHAIIPIMLGDAKVAAEFAERALAKGIYVIGFSFPVVPKGQARIRTQMSAAHSREQLDKAIDAFIEVGKDMGII
- a CDS encoding FtsX-like permease family protein, translated to MLLKLAWRNLWRQKRRTILTSSALVLALFLSLLTRTLQEGTYAANIENSARFYTGLIQIQHPEYEDSLSIDDVIAQKGETFQIIKKHANVKTVLPRIESFALAAAGDKSKGVMVLGVQPYEENRYSGISKKLVKGEFLSANDRQILIGEGVANYFGLDVGDEMVLYGQGYRGQTAAGLYPVKGILKYPLPQLDNQLVYLPLSLAQELYSTGENITAWVLHTEDLKELDNTVSELRQRFDKALNVRDWESLAPEMAQQIMMDKAGGVFMIYVLYGVVGFGLFATIMMMTLERQREFAVMLATGLLRSRLVFLVVIESAFIAVIGVVIGMLVSAPVLAYLYFNPIRFTGETAQMMLDSGFEPIMPVSLAPLLFFEQIYAVLFILLLCLIYPLIRIYRLNLVSALKGGAHAR